The Corynebacterium occultum sequence CCAGCGGGGCCACCCCTCGGAGAACCCCACGGTGAGGGGCAGGGGATAAAAAATCGACCGCCCCGAAAAATTCGGGACGGTCGATGAGATGATCGGTCAGATCAGAGAAGTTCGATTAGAACTGCTCAACCTCGACCAGGCCGAGCTGGGCGGCCTTGACCAGACGACGCGGGATGCGAACGGTCTGACCGTCGATCTTGACGTCCTGGAGGGCGACATTGTCGGCCTTCCACTGGGAGCGACGCATGCGGGTGTTAGCGCGGGACAACTTACGCTTCGGAACTGCCATGGTTTTCCTCCTTAAGCCTTCTTCTTGCGGCGGGCCATGCCACCGAAACGCTTCTGGAACTTCTCAACGCGGCCAGCGGTGTCCATGACACGCTGTGCGCCGGTCCAGAACGGGTGGGATTCGCTGGTGACGTCGACGACGATGAGGGGGTACTCATTGCCGTCCTCCCACTCCACGGTGCGGGAGCTGTTGACGGTGGACTTGGTCATGAACTGGAAACCAGTTCCCGCGTCCTGGAAGACTACCGGGTGGTAGTCCGGGTGGATATCCTTCTTCATTTACTCTCGATTCCCTCAGGATTGCACTTCAGATCGGTTCCGTGTCTCAAGGTGGTCACGAATCGTGTCTGAGTTGGGTTCGTTAAGTATGCACTGCCAGGGTGGCGGTGAACCTCAAAGATATTACACGTCGCGGGGGTGAAACTTGAAATCCTGCGGATGAGGGGGAGGGGAGTTTCTGGTAATGGGATCTCCCGTGCCTGCCTGAGGGCCATGCAGGGCCCGGTTTTGAGGGGGTGGCCAACTTCCCGAACTCGGCATATGATGGATTTATCAAGTCATTAATTCATTTGCCCTGCCCTGGGTTGCTTTTCTGGGGAGCTGGAGCGAACTGGTCGAAGGGGGTCTGAGGTTTGTTCGAGGATGAACAGCGCCCGCTCTATGAGGTCAAGGCCAACCTCTTCAAGGGATTGGCGCATCCCTACCGGATCAAGGTGCTGGAGATTCTCTCCGCCCACCCCAGGGTCTCGGTGTCCGAAATGCTGGCGGCGACGGGACTGGAGGCCTCCCACCTTTCCCAGCATCTGGCGGTGCTGCGACGCAACCGGCTGGTGGTCTCTGAACGGCAGGCCAATGTGGTTTTTTATCAGCTCGCCTACCCGCAGGTCGCGGACCTGCTCCGGGTTTCCCGGGAATTGCTCGGGGAGATGCTCGACGCCTCCCGGGAGCAGCTCGACTCCCTCCGGGGGTTGCCGCAGATTGATCAGGACAGGAGGATGCAATGACTAAGGTGTGGAAATCTTTCCGGGAACTGCTGCCCAGCTCCCGCGACTATGAATACCTCCGCTACTCCTGGCGTGCGGATGTCACCGCCGGCATCACCGTCGGCATCGTCGCCCTGCCGTTGGCCCTGGCCTTCGGCGTCAGTTCCGGGGTCGGTGCCGAGGCCGGTCTGATCACCGCCATCGTCGCCGGTCTGATCGCCGCCATCTTCGGCGGTTCCAATGTCCAGGTTTCCGGTCCCACCGGTGCGATGGTTGTGGTGCTCGCCCCGATCGTCATGCAGTACGGGATCCCCGCCGTCGCGGTGGTCTCGATCATGGCCGGGGTGCTGGTGCTGCTCGCCGGATTCCTGAAAATGGGCCGGATGGTCAGTTATATCCCCTGGCCGGTGATCGAGGGATTCACCGCCGGCATCGGCGTGATCATCTTCATGCAGCAGGTTCCTGCGGCGGTGGCCTCCGACGGTGGGGGAAACTCCAATGCCGTGCTCGCCGCCTGCCACGCGGTGGTCAGTGCCGGTTGGCCGGGGGCGCTGCTGCCGGTGGCCGTGGTGGTGGCGGTGGCCGCCATCATGCTGATTCTGGGGAAGGTCGCTCCGAAGATCCCCGGTTCCTTCATCGCCATCGTGGTGGTGACCGTCGTGGCCACGCTGTTCTCCCTGCCACTGGAGACCATCGGCACCCTGCCGCAGTCCCTCCCGGCACCGGCCTGGCCGGAGATGGATCCGGCGATGATCCAGGCATTGGCGGGCCCGGCGGTGGCGGTGGCTGCGCTGGCGGCCATCGAGTCCCTGCTCTCTGCCAGGGTGGCTGCCTCCATGGCGGACACCGGCCCCTATAACGCTGACCGCGAACTGGTCGGCCAGGGTCTGGCCTCCGTGGGAGCGGGCCTTTTCGGCGGCATGCCGGCCACCGGTGCGATCGCCCGTACCGCCGTCAACGTCCGCTCCGGGGCCCGCACCCGTATGTCCGCCATCGTGCACGCCCTGGTGCTGCTGGCGGTGGTCTACGTGGCTTCCACGGTGGTCTCGGTGATCCCCCTGGCCGCTCTGTCCGGCGTGCTCATGGTCACCGCGGTGCGGATGATCTCCCCGGAGGTCATTCGACGGGTGACCCGCTCCTCCTGGACGGATGCGCTGGTGTTCTTCCTCACCGCCATCATCACGGTCAGCGTGGACCTGGTTGTCGCGGTGATCATCGGCATCATCGCCGCCGCCTTCTTCATCCTCCGGAAGATGAGCCTGGAAAGCGGTGTCTACCGCGAGGTGCTCCCCGGCGGCGAGGAAGCTGGCGACAGCCGGATCGGGCTCTTCCGTCTGGAGGGTGCGCTCTTCTTCGGGGCCGCCGAAAGAATCCTGGACCAGATCCTGGACTACCGCGATCTGGAGGTCGTGATCATCCGGCTCTCCGAGGTGCAGCTGATCGACACCACGGGTGCCCACCAGCTGGCGGAGGTGGTGACCACCCTGGAACGTCGTGGGGTCACCGTGCTGATCAAGGGGGTGCGCAAGGAGCATATTCACGTGCTCGGTGTGCTCGGGGCAATCCGTTCGCTACGCCACCCCAACCACCTGTTCGAGGATCTGGGGGAGGCGGTCGCCCACGCCCGTTCCCACACCGACCGGGTCGCCTCGTGAAGATTGGGGCAGAGCGGGTCGGCGCCCCTCCCACCCTGAGGTGTAGGTTCCGACGCGCGCTTTGTGCCTTCCCGGTTTATGATCAGCGTCAAGGTTGTCCGGGTCGGCCGGGCCAGCTGAAATCGGGATTATGAAATCGGCGGGGCAGCGGGTAGGCTGTCCCCTTGCTGTTGTCGTAATTATTCGTAACGCCCCGTCAGCTGGCATGTTCGCGCCCCGGATCACTTCCCGGTGCGGCGCATCATCAGTCGATGTGGGCGGCTAGGAGAAGGAAAGTCCATGTCGGCTATTTGCCAGGTCACGGGACGCAAGCCGAGCTTCGGTAAGTCTGTCTCGCACTCGCACCGCCGCACTTCGCGCCGTTGGAACCCCAACGTGCAGCGTCGTCGGTTCTTCGTCCCCTCTGAGGGCCGTACCATCACTCTGAACGTTTCCACCAAGGGCCTCAAGGTCATTGATCGTGACGGCATTGAAGCCGTCATCGCCCAGATCCGCGCACGTGGGGAGAAGATCTAAAGATGGCACGTAATGACATCCGTCCGATCATCAAGCTGAAGTCTACTGCTGGCACCGGTTACACCTATGTCACCCGTAAGAACAAGCGCAACAACCCGGATCGCATCACTCTGATGAAGTTTGATCCGGTAGCCCGCAAGCACGTCGAATTCCGCGAGGAGCGATAATCAATGGCTAAGAAGTCAAAGATCGCCAAGAACGAGCAGCGCAAGGAAATCGTCGCCCGCTATGCGGAGCGTCGCGCTGAACTCAAGGCAATCATCAAGAACCCGAACACCAATGACGAGGATCGCCTCGAAGCTCAGTTCGAGCTGAACCGTCAGCCGCGCGATGCTGCTGCTGTCCGCGTCCGTAACCGTGACTCCCACGACGGTCGTCCCCGCGGTTTCCTCCGCAAGTTCGGCCTGTCCCGTGTCCGTATGCGCGAGATGGCTCACCGCGGTGAGCTGCCTGGCGTTCGTAAGTCCAGCTGGTAAGGGAGTTTCTTAAATGAAGCAGCGCACCAACATGAAGAAGGCGCGGATGGAACAGTCCCGCCGCCCCAAGAAGAACCCGCTCAAGGCTGAAGGCATTGAGAAGGTGGACTACAAGGACATCAAGACCCTTCGTCTGTTCATCTCTGATCGCCACAAGATCCGTTCTCGTCGCGTCACGGGCCTGACCCCGCAGCAGCAGCGCCAGGTCGCTACCGCTGTGAAGAATGCCCGCGAAATGGCTCTCCTGCCGTTCACCAGCCGCTAAACCGGCAACGGGACGCAACGCAACAGCGCACTTTTGCCGCTGGCTTGTGAGGCAGAGGTAAAAGAGCATAAGCACCCTCCAACACTCCGGATCAACCGGGGTGGGGGAGGGTGCTTTTTAGTTTCCTGAAAAAGGGCGGAATTCCGGGGGTGGGGGTAGCCCTCTGAACTAGCGGCACGCTCAGCAGCCGGAATGCCATACGCCCACCCCCGTTCCGGTTCCTTTTTCGCCCCGGAGTCACTTTCACAGGTGACAGACAGCTAACCGCCAGCACTGTTTTATTCTGATAGCGCATAATGGATGTTATGAAGATCTTAGTAGTGGATGATGAGCAGGCCGTACGCGATTCGCTGCGCCGCTCCCTGAGCTTCAACGGATATGACGTCTCGCTGGCGGAGGACGGTATTGAGGCGGTCGAGAGCATCGAACGGGAACAGCCCGACCTGGTCATCCTTGACGTGATGATGCCGCGGATGGATGGCCTGGAAGTGTGCCGTACACTGCGCAGCTCCGGCTATGATCGCCCCATTCTGGTGCTCACCGCCCGTGACGGTGTCTCTGACCGTGTCGCCGGCCTCGATGCCGGTGCCGATGATTACCTGCCCAAGCCTTTCGCCCTGGAGGAGCTGCTGGCCCGCGTGCGTTCCCTGATGCGCCGTGCCGCAGCCGAGTCCATCGGTGGCTCCGATGCCCAGGAGCTGGTCTTCGAGGACCTGCGTCTGGACCCGGAGACCCGTGACGTCACCCGCGGTGAGCGTTTCATCAGCCTGACCCGCACCGAGTTCGCCTTGCTGCAGCTGCTGATGTCCAACCCCCGCAGGGTGCTTTCACGCACCACCATCCTGGAGGAGGTATGGGGCTATGATTTCCCGACCTCCGGCAACGCCCTCGAGGTCTACATCGGTTACCTGCGCCGTAAGACCGAGGCCGAGGGTGAGAGTCGACTGATCCACACTGTCCGTGGCGTCGGTTACGTCCTGCGGGAGACCGCTCCGTGATCCTGAGGAAGATTTCCCGACCTCCACTTAGCGTGGAGAGTCGGGATCTTCCCGTTTCATCTGACTCTGAAGTGGATGAAAAAATTACCCCGGTGGTTGTGCCGGAAGCTGAATCGCATGATCCCAGTTCAGCTTCCCGCCGCCACCGGGGTCGGCGGATGCCGCTGCGCTGGCACCTGTCCCTGCTGACGGCTGCCATGGTGCTGTTCTCCATGGGTGCGATGACCATCGTCGCCTACATGACGGTTTCGGCATCCCTGACGGCCTCCATGGACCGGAGCATGGAGGAGAAGGCGAACTCCCTGCTGGCGCGCACCATCGACCCGCTCTTCGTCAGCAAGCTCAATGATGAGATATCCCTGTTCAAGGCCTATAACCCGGACACCAGGATCTCCATTTCACCACCTGGCTGGCAGGGCACGCATGGCGATGTTCTCCCGGTTCCCCTGGAACTGCAGAGTGTCACCAGTGGGGTGAAGGTCTCCATCCAGTCACTGGGCGGGGAGCGGCTGTTGGCCGCAGGTAATGAGTACGGTGCCATCGTGGTGCTGGCCCAGGATCTCTCCGAGACCCACCAGCTGATCTCAGCTCTGGGTGTGGTGCTCATGGCCATTTCCGCGGCAGGTGTGTTCATCGCCATCGCAGCTGGAATGGTCACCGCCTCTGCGGGGCTCAAACCCATCTCCCGGCTGCAACGTGCGGTCGACCATGTCACCCGGACCGATGAGCTGAAACCCATCGAGGTGGAGGGCAATGATGAGGTGGCCAACCTCACCCGCAGCTTCAATGCCATGTTGGAGGCCCTGCAGGAATCCCGGACCAGGCAGACCCAGCTGGTTGCGGATGCCGGTCATGAGCTGAAGACCCCGCTCACCTCGATGCGCACCAATATCGAACTGCTGATGATGCTCAACCGGCAGGGTGCCACCGGCGTCATCAGCGAGGAAGACCGCAAGGACCTGGAACGGGATGTGCTGGCTCAGATGGAGGAACTGTCCACCTTGATCGGGGATCTGGTGGACCTGGCACGAGAGGATGCGCCCCGGCGGGAACTGGAGGAGGTCGAGCTCCAGGAGGTGCTGGAGACTTCCCTCGAGCGGGTGAAGCGACGCCGTCCGGATGTCAGCTTCGAGCTGAAGACCATGCCGGGACAGGTTCTCGGTGACCCCTTCGCCCTGGGGCGTGCGGTGCTGAACCTGATGGACAATGCCGCCAAGTGGTCCCCACCGGAGGGCACGGTCCGGATCCGGCTCTCCGAGGTTGATGAGCACACCTTCGGACTGACCATCGCGGATTCCGGTCCGGGCATCGCCCCAGAGGACAGGGAGCGGGTGTTCGAACGGTTCTACCGTTCCATCTCATCTCGCTCGATGCCGGGTTCCGGGCTGGGACTGTCCATCGTGAAGAAGGTGGTGGAACGCCACGGCGGTTCCATCTCCGTCGATGAATCTGATGATGGGGGTGCCCTGATGCGGGTGACCCTGCCGGGTGCCCCCGAGAACGGGGATCGGCAGACCACCGCCAAGGACACCGCGGTGCCCGGTGCCAAGGGCCGCGGCCAGGTATTTGCCCAGCGGTGGATGGATCGGAACAAGAAGGACTACCAGTGAGTTTCACCCCGGGGAACAATGCTGACAGGAAACTCACAGAAAGCGCTGGTTTTTCTCCCAGAGTGCCTCCAGTGGGAATCCAGTTCGGTAGGAGAGGATTAGTGTCATGAATGAACAACGCCCTGAGGATCCCCGGCAGCCCGAGTGGGGTGGGGGTCAGTACCCTCCCCGGGATGGTTTTGAAGCAGTGAATTCCCCCTACGGCTGGAATTCCGCGAACCAGGGGAACGGCGCTGACCGGGCCACCAACCCACAACCCGCTTTCTCCCCACCGGGGGGCCAGGATTCCCCGGTGTTCGCCGAGGGGCAGGCCCCGGTGCGGAAGGAACGTCGCACGATCGGGTTGGCCCCCGCCATCGCCCTGATTGTGGCGGCGGCGGTGGCTGCCGGTGCGATCACCGGTGTCGTCCTCGGTAACAGTGGCTCCAGCAGCTCTGGCAATGCCTTCTCCGCCTTGGATTCCCCCAGTGTTGACCGGGCGGAGAGTGCTGCGGTGGGCAGCGTGGAGGAGGTGGCCATGGCCACCCTGCCTTCGGTGGTGTCGATCCAGGTGAGCTCACGGACCTCGGTGGGGGAGGGTTCGGGTTCGATCATCTCCTCCGATGGTCTGGTCCTGAGCAACCACCATGTGGTGGCCGAGGCAGCGAGCGGGAATGCGGCCATCCAGGTCACGCTCAATGATGAGCGCACCCTGGAGGCTGATTTCGTGGCCTCCGATCCCTCCACCGATATCGCGGTGATCAAGATCCGAGATGTGCAGGACCTGCCGGTGATGCAGTTTGGGGATTCGGATCAGCTGCTCGTCGGCCAACAGGTGGTGGCCATCGGTAGTCCACTGGGACTGTCTTCTACGGTGACCACCGGCATTGTCTCGGCACTGAACCGCCCGGTACGGGCCTCCGGTGGTGACGGGGGTGAGTCTTCCCTCATCGATGCCGTGCAAACCGATGCCGCCATCAACCCCGGAAACTCCGGCGGTCCCCTGGTGGACATGGAGGGCAACCTGATCGGCATGAACTCGGTTATCGCCTCCCTGACCTCAGGTGCGGATTCGGCTGGTTCCATCGGTCTGGGCTTCGCCATTCCCTCGAACTTCGCCAAGCGGGTCGCGGATCAGCTGGTGGAAAGCGGGGTGGCCTCCCACCCGATGATCGGCGTGCAGATCGCCGCGACCGCCGCTGCTGATGGTGCTCTGGTGGCCAGTGTCCAGGATGGTGGCCCCGCGGCTGCCGCGGGGCTGCAGGAGGGGGATGTGATCACCCGGATGAATGATCGCGCCATCGACAACTCCGATGAGTTGATCGCGGCGGTGCGTTCGGAGGACTTCGGGGCGAACGTGACACTGACGGTGTACTCGGAGGGTGGCAATGAACCTCGAGAGGTAGATGTAACGCTGACCACCGAGTAAGTTAACAGCCATACCGTGCCTGGGCTCCGGCCCTGAAACTGCAGTGAAGGAAATCGATGGATAACGCGCTGAACACATTGGCGGAGCAGGAAGCTGACCCCGCGCTGCTCGACGTGGCTGAGCCCGATGCCGAGTATCTTCTCGCCACGGAGCGGGAGGAACCTATCCGCCCCCACCGCCGAGCCCTGGTGGCCCTGGTGCGGGATCGTGAGGATGAGCATGCGGAGGGCATCGATCAGTTGCTCCCGGAGCTGCTGAATGAGGCGGGCTTTCATATCGATGCCGTGGTCACCGTGCGTTCCAAGAGGTCTCAGATCCGCCAGGCGATTGAAACCGCGGTGATCGGCGGGGTGGATCTGGTGTTGACTGTCGGCGGCACCGGGGTTGGCCCCCGGGATAAAACCCCGGAGGCCACCCGGGCGGTTCTGGATCAGGTGGTTCCGGGTATCGCCCAGGCGATGCGGGCTTCGGGCCTGGCCGGTGGTGTCCTTGACGCCTGCACCTCACGCGGTATCTCCGGGGTGTCTGGTTCCACCGTGGTGGTCAATCTGGCGTCCTCCCCGGAGGCTGTCCGGGATGGGGTGGCGGTCCTGGCCCCGCTGGCGCATTTCGTCATCAACCAGTACAGCGTCGAGTAATCCCTTGACCAGCCCCCGCAGACCCCGCCGGCGTGTGGATCGCCCCTCCCCGGCTGAGAACATTGACCGCAGCGTAGATTTTCCGGACGGGCGTTTCAACATCCCGGGAGGGGATGAGGAACGCACCGTTTTATTGGACCCGGATGCCGAGGAAGAACTCCAGGCAGAGGAATTCTGGAAAGAACAGCAGCCCCCGCACCACGGCTGAACCCTCCCCGCGGGGCGTCGATGCGATCCTCCCGGGGCGTCGATAAGCAGAAAGAAACCACGGCTCCCTGTTGGGACCGTGGTTTCAGACTTTTAAAACTGGAGTTTTAGGCCTGGTGACGGCCGTTGCGCTCTGCCTGGAGCAGGTCGCGGATCTCCTCGAGAAGGTTGGCCTCCAGGGATGCCGGCTCATCCTCCACTTCCTCAATGCCCTTACGCTTCTGAATTGCCTCATTGAGCTTGTTCATCGGCATGACCAGCACAAAGTAGACGATGGCCGCGATGATCAGGAAGTTGATGGCGGCGGTGATCACGGCGCCGAAGTCAATGAAGGTCGAGGGGTTGTCCTGGAAGACGTGGAACCCGAGACCGGAGACATCAGCACCACCGACGGATGCGATCAACGGATTGATGATGTTGTCTGAGAAAGCACTGACGATTGCGGTGAAAGCGGTACCGATGACGACGGCAACCGCGAGTTCAACGACATTGCCACGAAGAATAAAGTCCCTAAAGCCCTTGAGCATCCTGGTCCTCCTTGAGATAGATAGGTCGCATGTGGCGACAGTAATCGGGTCGAATAATGAAACAATAACGAAATTTTCACGGAAGCTCTCTCTTATGAGAGGTGAAACTCCGTAAGTTCAGGGAAATTTGTTCGCCCGATCACCTGTGAGCACCACAGCCAACGGAGAATACAGTGCGGTGACTGCGACCTGCTGCGCCTCAGTCTCCGGCAAAGCCACCAGAACCGTGGCCGGATCATTCCCCTCCCCGGATTCGGCCAGCACCACCCGAGCACCGCTGGCCACCACCTCCGGAGCCTCCGCATCAGTGGGCTGGCTGAGCACCGTCACGGTGTCGCCGTGCTGCAGCAGGGTAATGACCTCCGGTTCCGCCAATCGCAGCGGCACCAGGTTCACCGCCTCCCCCTGACTCTCCGGGATGAGTTCCGCCAGCAGTGCGGAACCGATGAAACTGGCCTCGCTGGGAACCTGACCCACCTTCAGGGTGGTGGCAGCCACCTTTCCCGCCATCACCTCCGGGTCCTGCAGCGCGTCCTCCGGCAGCAGGTGCGGCGGCACCGCAGCCATTTCGAAGTCGCTGGCGCTGACCGCGGAGCCGGGTGCGATATCCCGGGCAACCACCAGGGCGCGGGGGCCGGAATCCCGGGCATTGTGCAGCATTGACCAGACCGCCAGCAGCACCAGGACGACAGCCGCCGCCCTGCGCAGCAGGAGAGTGCGGTGCCACCCCGGGGTGCGCAGCGTATTCAGGACAGTGGGGGAGGTGGAAAGCTTCACATGATGATCTGACTGCCCAAATCAGTAGGTGGTTCCCAAACGTGCCCGGTCGTTCAGATAGCGGATCCCGGTGGGGGTGATGATGATGTCCACCGGCTTATCATGCTCCTCCACCGGCAGATCATCACGGATCTCCCCGTTGTAGAGCAGGACCGCGGTGATCGGGGGATTGCCGCCACTGATCTCCTCCAGTTCGGCCAGGGCGCGGTCATAGTAACCACCGCCCTTACCCAGCCGCACCCCCTCCGGGGTGACCGCCAGAGCCGGGACGAAAATCATGTCGCAGTTGAGCAGCTCGGCGGTGGGGAAGCGCTCCCCGGTGGGCTCAGAGATGGAGAGACGACCGGGACGCAGCTGGGAATCACCCTTGTAGCTGGACCACTCCAGGATGCCCCCAGGGCCGGAGATGGGCAGCAGGATGGTCGGGGCCTGGGTGTGGAGGGCATTGAGCAATATGCCGCCACCGGGCTCTCCCCGCCGGGGTATATAGGCGGCGATGGTCGCGGGGGTGCCGGAACGGGCCCGGAGCAGGGATGCGGTGTAGGAGGCCACGGCGGAGTCCTCACGGTGGAGATCTCCGTCACTCATATCTTTGCGTGACTGGGTGAGCAGGGCACGCATCTTCTTCTTGGCCTCACGGATGTCAGCCTTATTGTCCATGGCTCAACGATAGGTGCCGGAACCTGTGATGACCACCACCCGGGGGTCATCAGGCCAGGCAAATGCCTGCTCCGGGGCTGCCTGGGGGTGGCGGTCGGTGGGGGGGGCTGTGGGAGACACCCCCTCATCCCCTGCCCACCGGGCCAGGGGGCAACGGGTATGGTTATCTCCATGATTTCCCCGAATAGACAGCACACCCATGGGGTGAAGACGGTGGTGGTCCCGGCCGCAGGTATGGGAACCAGATTCCTGCCCGCGACCAAAACAGTTCCCAAGGAGCTGTTACCGGTCGTAGACACCCCGGGCATCGAGCTGATCGCTGAAGAGGCTGCACAATTAGGAGCCACTCGCCTGGCTGTCATCACCGCCCCGAATAAGCAGGAGGTGCTCGCCCACTTCGGCGAGTTCCCGCTGCTGGTGGAAACCCTGACGGAGCGCGGCAAGGATGAACAGGTCGCGAAGGTCAAGCGCGCCGGGGAGCTGATCCAGCCGATCGCGGTGGAGCAGGAACGTCCCCTGGGGCTCGGCCACGCCGTCGGTCTGGCGGAGAGCGTCCTGGATGAGGACGAAGATGCTTTCGCCGTCATGTTGCCGGATGACCTGGTGCTGCCCATGGGTGCCGTCGAGGAGATGGCCAAGGTTCGTGCCGAGCTGGGCGGTACCGTGCTCTGTGCCATCGAGGTCCCCCGCGAGGAAACCTACAACTACGGGGTCTTCGAGATCGAGGAGGTCTCCGGCTTGGATCGCGATGATGTCAAGCGGGTCCGCGGCATGGTGGAGAAGCCGGATCCGGAGGATGCCCCCTCCAACTATGTGGCCACCGGCCGTTATCTGCTCGACCGCGCCATCTTCGATGCCCTGCGTCGCATCAAGCCGGGCAAGGGTGGCGAACTGCAGTTGACTGACGCCATCGCCCTGCTCATCGAGGAGGGGCACCCGGTGCATGTTCTGGTGCACCACGGTGGCCGTCATGACCTGGGTAACCCGGGCGGTTACATCAAGGCCTGTGTGGACTTCGGTCTGCGGGATCCGAAGTACGGCCCCAGCCTGCGTGGCGCCATTGAGGAGATCCTGGTCAACTTTGATGCGGAGAAGGCCGCCCGGGCAGCTGAATAGTTGTGCTGCTGCGGCGGTGCCAGTGGCTCTGTCCTGCTCGACCCCGGTAGACTCTCCGGTTAGTCGTTTCATCCTCGGAAGGAGAGCCTGAGTGCGTTCGGTTGAACAACAGTTGGCACTGGTCACAGATTCTGCGGTGACCCCGGAGCCAGTTCGTACCGCGATCGCCGACGCACTGGGCCTGATGTGCGCCGAGGAGGTCCAGGCTGTCCGCCCCCTACCGGGTTTCCCGCAGGCCGCCATTGACGGTTATGCCGTTCGGGCGGTTGATGTGGGTGGGGAGCGGGGCCTGGGTCGCACCCCACCGGAGGAGCCGGTGGGGCGCCCCCGGAGTGCCCCGGAACGTTCACTGCCGGTGGTCGGTGAGGTGAACGCCGGTTCCCAACGCCCCCTGCGGCTACAGCCCAAGCAGGCGGTGCGGGTTCACACCGGCGCCCCCCTGCCTGCGCTTGCCGACGCCGTCCTGCCCCTG is a genomic window containing:
- the mscL gene encoding large conductance mechanosensitive channel protein MscL, translating into MLKGFRDFILRGNVVELAVAVVIGTAFTAIVSAFSDNIINPLIASVGGADVSGLGFHVFQDNPSTFIDFGAVITAAINFLIIAAIVYFVLVMPMNKLNEAIQKRKGIEEVEDEPASLEANLLEEIRDLLQAERNGRHQA
- a CDS encoding SAF domain-containing protein, producing the protein MKLSTSPTVLNTLRTPGWHRTLLLRRAAAVVLVLLAVWSMLHNARDSGPRALVVARDIAPGSAVSASDFEMAAVPPHLLPEDALQDPEVMAGKVAATTLKVGQVPSEASFIGSALLAELIPESQGEAVNLVPLRLAEPEVITLLQHGDTVTVLSQPTDAEAPEVVASGARVVLAESGEGNDPATVLVALPETEAQQVAVTALYSPLAVVLTGDRANKFP
- a CDS encoding 5-formyltetrahydrofolate cyclo-ligase → MDNKADIREAKKKMRALLTQSRKDMSDGDLHREDSAVASYTASLLRARSGTPATIAAYIPRRGEPGGGILLNALHTQAPTILLPISGPGGILEWSSYKGDSQLRPGRLSISEPTGERFPTAELLNCDMIFVPALAVTPEGVRLGKGGGYYDRALAELEEISGGNPPITAVLLYNGEIRDDLPVEEHDKPVDIIITPTGIRYLNDRARLGTTY
- a CDS encoding UTP--glucose-1-phosphate uridylyltransferase, with amino-acid sequence MISPNRQHTHGVKTVVVPAAGMGTRFLPATKTVPKELLPVVDTPGIELIAEEAAQLGATRLAVITAPNKQEVLAHFGEFPLLVETLTERGKDEQVAKVKRAGELIQPIAVEQERPLGLGHAVGLAESVLDEDEDAFAVMLPDDLVLPMGAVEEMAKVRAELGGTVLCAIEVPREETYNYGVFEIEEVSGLDRDDVKRVRGMVEKPDPEDAPSNYVATGRYLLDRAIFDALRRIKPGKGGELQLTDAIALLIEEGHPVHVLVHHGGRHDLGNPGGYIKACVDFGLRDPKYGPSLRGAIEEILVNFDAEKAARAAE